One Methanobacterium formicicum DSM 3637 genomic window, CAAGGAAAATTCCATCAATAATGAAGAATTTTTAATAATTAGGAGGAATTACATGGGACATAAACAGGTAGAACTTAAACTTGATGATGATTTTTATATTTTAGTGGATGAGGGAATGGAGGATATTATAAAAAACTTCTTTCACTGGGAACTGGAAACCTGCAATTCATGTATTGATTACAAGGGGTCCGTGTGGATTGAATTTTGCGAATATGAAGAGTGGGAGAGATTTTTACAGCTAACCCTCCGTAATAACATCGCAGAAAAAGGAAAATCCCCTGAAAAAGAGACTCTGTGGGATTTCCTTCAGGAGAAGTCCCGGGTAAATCTGGTTTTTGATGAAGAATTAATGGAAGATCCCAATGATGAGGAGGGAACCCTTCGAACCGGGGTTCTTATAATCTGTGTTGGTTTAAAATTCCCTAAAGAATTCATTGGTGAATTTAGGGAATTGTTCTTTGAAGTTTTCCCACCTGAATAATTCTTATTTCTTTTTTTAAATTTTTAGTAAGGTTGCAATTTTTTATTTTTAAAGATTCTTTCAAGATCTCCTAAATTCTTTCAAGATCACTTACGAACGAACGTTAGTTTTATATATTATGATACCAATTTTTATTTAACGAACGAACGTTAGTTAAATTAGAAGTGTTACCATGAAAAATCAAAAAGCAGGAGCAGAACCCAAACCTACCAAAGAAAGAATATTCGATGTGGCCCTGGAATTATTCTCACAGAAGGGTTTTGATGCGGTTAGTGTGCGGGAAATAGCTCGCGAGGTCGGAATAAGGGAAAGTTCAATTTACAATCACTACAAAAATAAAGAGGCTATTCTGGACACCATAATTGACTATTTCATGAATGAACTTCACCAGAGCGTCTTTTCTGAGGAAGAAGAATCTGCTCTCCTGGAAGAAAGCCCAGAAGCATATCTACAGCAAGGAGCCCGGATGTACATGGAAAGTATCAACACTCCTCAGATGGAGAAGATATGGCGCCTGGTATCCATTGAAACTTATCACAACGATAAAATAAGGGAATTCTTCAAAAAAGAACTTTTAGACGCCCCAATCGATATCTGGGAGAATACGTTCAGGATGATGATCGAAAAGAAGATGATCAAACCATTGAATCCACGGACACTAGCCCATGAATACTTCTCCTTTCCAATCTACCTGTTCTTCGAGTACTACGTCCTGAGGTACGACGAAGATTTCAATTCTTTTATTGAAATGGCCATGGAAAAAATGGTCAACCATAATGAATTCTTCTTAAATGCCATTAAAATCTAAAAAAGATGTTATAAATCAGTAAATGTGTGAAAATATGAAAATTTTAACCATCATTGGAAGTCCACGAAAAAAGGGAAACAGTTACCAGGCCGCCTGTAAACTGGAACAAGAAATGAAAACCAGAGGAGATTATGAATTTGAATATCTCTTCCTTAAAGATACCGATCTCCAGGAATGCAGGGGATGTTTCAACTGTATATCCCGGGGAATCGAATTCTGCCCCCTAAAAGATGACCGGCAAATGATCCAGGAGAAAATGCACCAAGCAGATGGCCTGGTCATGGTCTCACCAGTCTACGTCATGACTGTTACCGCCCTAATGAAAAACTTCATTGACCGGGTAGCCTACCTCTGCCACCGACCAGAATACCACGGTAAGAAGGCAATGGTCCTGTGTACCACCGGAGGAATAGGAGCTAAAGAAACTCTTGAGTACATGGAACTGATAACCGAAGCCTGGGGATACAAGGTTGCAGGTAAATGTAGTCTTACCACCGCACCATGGCCTGCAACAGAGGGTTTAGAAAAGAAAAACAGTAAATCACTGCAAAAATCCGTGCAGAAATTTGACCAATCCCTGAAATACATGGAACAGGAAGGATCGCCAAACGTGAGTATTAAGGAATATATGGGTTTCCGGATCTTCCAGACTATTTCCAGGGACGTTAAAGAGTACATGCCAGCAGACTACCAGTTCTACCAGGGTAAGAAATACTATCAACCCGCCAAAGTAGGTTTTTTAACTAAAGCTGTGACTGGAATCATGTTAAGGGTGATTTTTTTCATGATGAGGGATATGGGACCTGGAGAGAAAAAAGATCAGTAAATCCCCACTAACATTGAAAATATTAATTTAAATATTGATATTTTTGAACTTTTAATTAAGATTATCAATAATTTTATATAGTATTAATTAGAATTATTGAATAACCAAGTAGGGAACCTTCAGGAACTCTACTATTTTAGGTGGGATAATGAAGGCTAAAAAGTTAAAAATACATGTAAAAACTTCTAAATTCTCGATTCCCATTCCAGCGTTACGTTTTTCAACGTTGAGATGGATTTCAAAAATGGCATTTAAATACGGCCCTTCTAAAATCAGGAATGGTAAAATGAAGTCTGGTAAACCCGGTATGGATGCCATACTGGAGAACCTCACTCCCCAGGATATTGAAATGATCCTGGAACATCTGGAACAGGAAGAACCATTTGAACTGGTGAACATCGATACCTGGGATGAAAACAAGGAAAAAGTAAGGGTGAAGATCTACACTGTTTGATTAAAACGCAGCGTTAAGTCAAGGAGTAAGCAGGGTTAAGTCAAGGAGTTGAATGAATTTGAAACGTGAAGTACCAGGAAGCTGCCCCATCTGTGAAAGTGAAACCAAAATCACCGAGATATACTGTAAAAACTGTGAAACAACTATTCGGGGTGAATTCGAGTTATGCAAGTTCTGCAGGTTGAGCGAAAAACAAAAATACTTTGTTGAGGTTTTCATCAAAAACAGAGGCAATATCAAGGAAATAGAAAAAGAACTGGGCATATCCTATCCCACGGTAAGGAATAAGCTGGATGAAGTGATTTCCACCCTGGGCTATAAGCTGGAAAAACCAGCCGTTAACCAGAAGGAAATCCTGGAAAAGCTCAGTAAGGGAGAAATCAGCAAAGACGAAGCTTTAAAGTTGTTGAGTAAATAATGGTTGGGCGTAAGATGAGTGATGGTAAGTTAGGAGGATTTTTAATGTCTAAAAATGTATCAGAAGAGAAAATTCAGATATTGGAAATGGTGGAAGATGGAAAGATCACTGCAGCAGAAGGAACAGAGCTTTTAGCTGCCCTAGAGAGTAATGAAGAGGAAATTGTCCCTCGAAAGGATGTTAAATGGTTAAAGGTTCGGGTGTACACCATGGATGATCAGCCAAAAGTGAACGTGAATATACCCATTTCCCTGGTGGATGTGGGGTTGAAGCTGGCCAAAAAATACGATCCCAAATTTAATGACTCTGGGCGGGACAACATCGACCTTGATGAGATTTTAGATGCCATTAAAAATGGGGCAGAGGGTAAAATTGTCGATGTCATCGATGACGAAGAACAAACCAAAATCAAAGTGTACGTGGAATAAACACTACCCTGAAAAATTTAATGTCCAATTAATGGCCTAAATCATTATTTAATTTATTAGGATATGATTTAATCTATTAGAATATATTCAGGGAATTTTTGGTTATTAAAAGGACATTTTTGATTATTAGAAGTTTTGATTATTAGAAGACGTTCAAGAATATTTCAGGGAATTAATATGGAAAATAACACTGCCAACCATGACTTAAAATCCGGGGGAAAATCAACTGGGCCCCGGGTTCTCCTGGTTGGATATAACGGTGCCAACAACACCGGCTCCGAAGCCAGACTACTGGCAATAATCGAAGATATAAGGAGTTTACTGGGACCCACTGTGGAGATCACCGTTCCCACATTAAATGAAGAGAACTTGCGCCGTTACCTTGCAGAAGATGAACACTTGCACATTGCTCCCATTCCTTCAATCTTTTTCTTTGCCATTGACAAGCTGGTGAAACAACACGACCTGGTACTCCTGGTTGAAGGAAGCTGTTACATGGACACCTGGACTTCCGCACTCCTCTGGGCATTCCTGTGGGCCACTAACCGTGCTCATCACCATAATAAACCATGCCTGGCTTATGCAGTGGATGCTGGTGAGCTATCCTCCCTGAACAGGTGGCTGGTTAAAAGGGAGGCCAGTAAAACTGATCTCATCATCACACGGACCAGGCACGCCATGGAAAAACTTCAAAAGACCGGGGTAACTGCACCCATAACCTCCACTGCAGATTGTGCGTACACCTTCAAGGAAGAAGAAGACCATGATTTCTTAAATAGAATATGGCCCGAATCTTCAAATGGTGTAGTTGGTCTGGCTGTGGTGGATTTTTCCCTATGGCCAGTGGTTATCCGACCGTGGGGACGCAAAAAAGATCTTTACAAGTGGCCTTATTATTTTTCCCGTTCCACAGAACGGAAGAACACACGTGAAAAACTGATTGAAGGATGGGCCCGAACTGCAGATGAGATAATCAAAAAACATGGCAAGAGTGTTGCCCTCATCTGTATGGAAGAACTGGACCACCCTCTGGCTGAGGATATTCTGGGAAAAATGAAAAACAAAGACCAATGCAGGATAATCTCCTCTGGCCAGTACAATGCATCCCAGATGACGGGTATGCTTTCTGATCTGGATTTGTTGGTCACTTCACGTTATCATGCTGCAGTTTTATCTCTCCGTGCTGGTGTTCCCCAGATAGCAGTGGCCCATGATCCCAGGCTAACTTCACTCTACCAGGATCTCAAGCTTTACCAAGACTACTTTATATGCCACGATGCCCCCAATTTATGGGAAGATCTCAGAAGAACCATAGATTTACTTTTAGCAAATGGTGATTTAGAGAAAGATATGCTGAAAGAAGGATTGCAGGAACAGGTAACTCTATCCCAAAAGAACCGAATCTTACTGGGAGAGTTCCTTAAAGAAAAAAATATTTCATCTCTTAAATGAAGATAGGTTAATAATCCAAAATAAAATCCAAAATAAAATGAAGGCACTTGAATAGGTTAGAATACTTGAGACCGGTTAGAATACGGAGATAGATTTAGAATACTAAGATAGGTTAGAATAATATGGCAGAAACAATGAAAACCCGTGTGCTACTGACTGGAGCAAATGGATTCCTGGGAACCCAGATCGCCCGCCAGCTAATTTACCTCCCTGAAATAGAAATTATAGCCATGGTAAGAGCTAAAGATAAAGAAACTGCCAGGTTACGTCTTGAAAGGTCATGGTATGATTGGGGAGAACTTCAAGAAGCACTGAATGATCGGGTTACAGTCATACCCGGTGACGTTACCCTAGAAGATCTGGGGATGGCTGATGAAGATTACCAGAATCTTGTTTTGACCTTAACCCATATCATTCATACCGTTGCTGATCTCCGTCTCCACGCACCCCTGGAAGATCTCAGGAAGACCAATGTGGAAGGTACCCGGAACCTCCTAAAACTAGCAGTCCAGGCCCAGGAAAATGGTATTTTTAAACGTTTTTCACACTTATCCACCGCATACGTGGCAGGTAAACGAGAGGGCCTCATCTTAGAAGACCCTGAATTTATACCTAAAGTTAATTTTAATGAAGCTAATGAAGCTAATGTTAATCAAATTAATGAAGTTACAACAGACTTCTGGAGTAACTACGAGGAAAGTAAATATGAGGCAGAACAAGCTGTCCTAAAATCAGGTGTACCCTACTCCATCTTCCGACCAGGGATGGTGGTTGGAGATTCGGAAACTGGGGATATAAAAACATTCAACACTGTTTACGCTCTTTTTAAACTCTATTTAAATGGTAAACTGAGATTCATTCCCACCAGTTCCAACCTCACCCTGAATATGGTCCCAGTTGATTACGTTGCCCATGCCGTGGGTAATTTAACCTTCAACCGGGAAGCGGAAGGGAAAACATTCCACTTAACTGCACCCCAGGAGACTTTACCAACCATTAGCCAACTCCTGGAACAGGTACGGATATGGGCGCAGGATAAACTGGATCTTAAGCTTCCCCAACCAATTTTCATACCAGTAGCACCCCTAATCCAGAGGATATCCGCCCGATCTTCCAGACCCCAATCTGGGATTTTAAATACCCTGTTCACACTGGCACCCTATCTGAATGAAAAACACACCTTCAGCCGGGATAATATCAATAATTTTTTAGGAGATTACAACCTGAAATGGGAGGAATATTTACCTCACATCCTGGAGTATGCTGTTTACCATGGATTTTTCCATCGTTCAGAGCGTACCGTTCATGAACAGGTTTTATATCGCTTGGGAAGTCGCAGCTACCCTGTGAAATATTATGATATCACCCCTGATGGTGTCCAGGAGAAATCCGCAGCAAAGATGCGTGAAGATATCATCTCATCTTACAATTCTCTTAAAGAGTCTGGTGTTGGTCGGGGGGATCGGGTGGCCCTGGTGGGCTTAAACAGCACTCGTTACCTTACATTGGAGGTGGCTATCGGCCTTTTAGGAGCAGTCAGTGTTCCATTATATTACACCAGCCCCCCAAAAGAGATAGAAAATATTCTAAAAACCAGCAAAGCGAAAATTCTGTTTGTTGGGACTCCTCACCTTATGAAACGCCTATCGGAACTGGATATCAGCCTGGAGATGATTTCCTTCTGCAGGGAGTCACAATCAATACCCAGCGGTATTGTATCCTGGTCCGAATTCCTCAAAAAGGGTAAAGATCACCAAAAGATTAAAAATAATTCACTTATTCAAGCCCCAGTTGACTTCGGTGACCTGGCAACCATCCGTTACACTTCAGGCACCACTGGAACACCCAAGGGAGTTACCTTCAACCAGGAACATTTGAGGTGGATGGCAGAAAGTATGGCCTCACTACCCCCATGGAAAGACCGAAATCGTGAAGTACGTTATCTATCCTTTTTACCCATGAATCATGTTGTTGAGGGTATACTTGGGACATTTTCTCCGTATTATGCCCCGGCTCCCCTGAAGATATATTTCCTGGAGGACTTCGGTGATCTGGCCTCGGCCCTTCCCCAGGCAAAACCAACCATATTCTTCTCAGTACCCCGTTTCTATGAGAAGTTATGGTCCCAGTTGAAGAATTCATTTATGGGCAGCCATTACATCCATTTAAAACCAGGAATACGGAAGAAAATTTTAAAACCAGT contains:
- a CDS encoding TetR/AcrR family transcriptional regulator, with amino-acid sequence MKNQKAGAEPKPTKERIFDVALELFSQKGFDAVSVREIAREVGIRESSIYNHYKNKEAILDTIIDYFMNELHQSVFSEEEESALLEESPEAYLQQGARMYMESINTPQMEKIWRLVSIETYHNDKIREFFKKELLDAPIDIWENTFRMMIEKKMIKPLNPRTLAHEYFSFPIYLFFEYYVLRYDEDFNSFIEMAMEKMVNHNEFFLNAIKI
- a CDS encoding flavodoxin family protein; translation: MKILTIIGSPRKKGNSYQAACKLEQEMKTRGDYEFEYLFLKDTDLQECRGCFNCISRGIEFCPLKDDRQMIQEKMHQADGLVMVSPVYVMTVTALMKNFIDRVAYLCHRPEYHGKKAMVLCTTGGIGAKETLEYMELITEAWGYKVAGKCSLTTAPWPATEGLEKKNSKSLQKSVQKFDQSLKYMEQEGSPNVSIKEYMGFRIFQTISRDVKEYMPADYQFYQGKKYYQPAKVGFLTKAVTGIMLRVIFFMMRDMGPGEKKDQ
- a CDS encoding DUF2089 domain-containing protein, whose amino-acid sequence is MNLKREVPGSCPICESETKITEIYCKNCETTIRGEFELCKFCRLSEKQKYFVEVFIKNRGNIKEIEKELGISYPTVRNKLDEVISTLGYKLEKPAVNQKEILEKLSKGEISKDEALKLLSK
- a CDS encoding polysaccharide pyruvyl transferase family protein, whose product is MENNTANHDLKSGGKSTGPRVLLVGYNGANNTGSEARLLAIIEDIRSLLGPTVEITVPTLNEENLRRYLAEDEHLHIAPIPSIFFFAIDKLVKQHDLVLLVEGSCYMDTWTSALLWAFLWATNRAHHHNKPCLAYAVDAGELSSLNRWLVKREASKTDLIITRTRHAMEKLQKTGVTAPITSTADCAYTFKEEEDHDFLNRIWPESSNGVVGLAVVDFSLWPVVIRPWGRKKDLYKWPYYFSRSTERKNTREKLIEGWARTADEIIKKHGKSVALICMEELDHPLAEDILGKMKNKDQCRIISSGQYNASQMTGMLSDLDLLVTSRYHAAVLSLRAGVPQIAVAHDPRLTSLYQDLKLYQDYFICHDAPNLWEDLRRTIDLLLANGDLEKDMLKEGLQEQVTLSQKNRILLGEFLKEKNISSLK
- a CDS encoding AMP-binding protein codes for the protein MAETMKTRVLLTGANGFLGTQIARQLIYLPEIEIIAMVRAKDKETARLRLERSWYDWGELQEALNDRVTVIPGDVTLEDLGMADEDYQNLVLTLTHIIHTVADLRLHAPLEDLRKTNVEGTRNLLKLAVQAQENGIFKRFSHLSTAYVAGKREGLILEDPEFIPKVNFNEANEANVNQINEVTTDFWSNYEESKYEAEQAVLKSGVPYSIFRPGMVVGDSETGDIKTFNTVYALFKLYLNGKLRFIPTSSNLTLNMVPVDYVAHAVGNLTFNREAEGKTFHLTAPQETLPTISQLLEQVRIWAQDKLDLKLPQPIFIPVAPLIQRISARSSRPQSGILNTLFTLAPYLNEKHTFSRDNINNFLGDYNLKWEEYLPHILEYAVYHGFFHRSERTVHEQVLYRLGSRSYPVKYYDITPDGVQEKSAAKMREDIISSYNSLKESGVGRGDRVALVGLNSTRYLTLEVAIGLLGAVSVPLYYTSPPKEIENILKTSKAKILFVGTPHLMKRLSELDISLEMISFCRESQSIPSGIVSWSEFLKKGKDHQKIKNNSLIQAPVDFGDLATIRYTSGTTGTPKGVTFNQEHLRWMAESMASLPPWKDRNREVRYLSFLPMNHVVEGILGTFSPYYAPAPLKIYFLEDFGDLASALPQAKPTIFFSVPRFYEKLWSQLKNSFMGSHYIHLKPGIRKKILKPVMKRLFLGKAGLDHCSQLIVGSATSSQHLILDYHSLGVEIHNAYGLTEAPLVTLNRRGANRIGTVGEPLPETNIIIARDGEVLVKGPQVTPGYFESDVTPPKKGGWLQSGDIGFITPEGSLVITGRKKELIINSYGKSIDPLRIEALLRNAPGTSEVMLVGEGKPYLIALIWVEDDYDPLEIERTIHKINQDLSHPEQVKRWGILPNDLSIDGGDLTANMKLKREIITQRYQDVIDALYQGAPNPLILHLGQLEAANGN